The Impatiens glandulifera chromosome 3, dImpGla2.1, whole genome shotgun sequence genome contains a region encoding:
- the LOC124930449 gene encoding flavonoid 3'-monooxygenase-like: MELLTSLIFILILIWFTSLLLKKFSKRAQVLLLPPGPTGLPLLGSLPFLHPELHSYFTDLAKTYGPIFSLRLGKKIAIVISTPSVAREVLKDKDIMFANKDITIVGKVGFYGGSDILWSPSGPEWRMLRKVFTRELLNGPMVDFAKEIRRREIRKMVNNLWVKRMSTMDVGEEVFMTVLNSITTILWGDEMEESSFGTDFRPFVEEVTMLMGKPNISDFIPSLAYFDLQGIEKKMKRLMKRFDKIFELVIHERTRDDVNNEKKDFLQVLLNLRKGGGNDKTPLTMTHLKAILMDMIIGGTVTTSHMVEFAMAEMMNKPHVIKKAQKELEVVVGTNNMVEESHLRKLPYLYAIMKETLRLHPGVPLLGTRCPTESSTICGYTIPKGACVFINVWAIHRDPSIWEDPLMFDPERFMNSKWDYTGNDFNYFPFGSGRRICVAIQLAEIMFLLLLASLIHSFEWKLSQGEKVDLEEKFGFVLKNKKSLVAIPTPRLSNPNLYK; the protein is encoded by the exons ATGGAATTATTAACTTCTTTGATCTTCATACTGATTTTGATATGGTTCACTTCACTTCTACTTAAGAAGTTCTCCAAAAGGGCACAAGTGTTGTTGCTTCCTCCAGGTCCGACGGGGCTACCCCTTTTGGGGAGCCTCCCTTTCCTACATCCCGAGCTTCACTCTTACTTCACTGACTTGGCCAAGACCTATGGCCCAATCTTCTCCCTCCGGCTTGGAAAAAAGATCGCCATCGTCATCTCCACTCCCTCTGTGGCACGAGAAGTTCTCAAAGATAAAGACATCATGTTTGCCAACAAAGACATCACTATTGTTGGTAAAGTAGGGTTCTACGGTGGCTCCGACATTTTGTGGAGCCCTAGTGGACCCGAGTGGCGGATGCTAAGAAAAGTCTTCACTCGAGAGTTGCTCAATGGACCCATGGTGGATTTCGCCAAAGAAATTCGACGGAGGGAGATTCGAAAGATGGTCAATAACCTTTGGGTCAAGAGGATGTCAACGATGGATGTTGGGGAAGAGGTATTCATGACGGTCCTGAATTCAATAACCACCATATTGTGGGGAGATGAGATGGAGGAAAGCAGTTTTGGGACTGATTTCCGACCTTTTGTGGAAGAGGTGACGATGTTGATGGGAAAACCAAATATATCAGATTTCATCCCGAGTCTTGCTTATTTTGACCTGCAAGGTatagagaagaagatgaagagattGATGAAGAGGTTTGATAAAATCTTTGAATTGGTGATACATGAACGGACAAGGGACGATGTTAATAATGAGAAGAAAGATTTTCTTCAAGTtcttttgaatttgagaaaaggAGGAGGAAATGACAAAACGCCTCTAACCATGACTCATCTTAAAGCAATATTAATG GATATGATTATTGGAGGGACGGTAACAACATCGCACATGGTGGAATTTGCTATGGCTGAGATGATGAATAAGCCCCATGTGATAAAGAAAGCGCAAAAAGAATTAGAAGTCGTGGTGGGCACAAACAATATGGTTGAGGAAtcacaccttagaaaattaCCTTATTTGTACGCAATCATGAAAGAGACCCTACGCTTACACCCGGGTGTGCCTCTCCTTGGTACACGATGTCCTACTGAGTCTTCCACTATTTGTGGATACACAATTCCCAAGGGAGCTTGTGTATTCATCAATGTTTGGGCAATTCATCGAGACCCTTCGATTTGGGAGGACCCACTTATGTTTGATCCTGAAAGGTTTATGAATTCAAAATGGGACTATACTGGAAATGACTTTAACTACTTTCCATTTGGTTCCGGTAGAAGAATCTGCGTGGCCATTCAACTAGCAGAAATAATGTTTTTGCTCTTGTTGGCTTCACTCATTCACTCTTTTGAGTGGAAACTGTCTCAGGGCGAGAAAGTAGACTTGGAAGAAAAGTTTGGGTTTGtattaaagaataagaaatcTCTTGTTGCAATACCAACACCAAGGCTTTCTAATCCAAATTTATATAAGTAA